The DNA sequence GCCCCGGCGGCCCTCCCGCTGGCCCGGCGCGACATCGATGCCGCCATCTTCCGGGTCGCCGTGCGCGAAGTGCTCTTTTTGGCGCTCCCCTTCGCGGCGCTTGTCGCGCTTATCCCGGGCCTGCTGCGCTCCGAGAGTGACGCCTGGCTCATCGCCACAGCCTCACTGGCCTTCCCGCTGGCCCTGGCCGGTGCCATTCACGTACTCCCCCTGCGCGGCAACGCCTCGGGCTGGCTTCCGGCAACGCTTGCCGCCGCGCTCGGCACCCTCGCCATGCTCAACCTGCCCGCCGCACTGGCCGCCGCCCTGGTGCTTATCGGCGCCGCGCTCTTTCTTCCCCAGACCTCATCCTCTTCTGCGCCCGCAACGTCCCGGAGTTCTGCATGACAGCCTCAGCCGCGCCCGCCGCGCTCATCCTCAAAGACCTCACCAAGCGCTACCGCCGTCTGATCGCCGTCAACCAGCTCAACCTGACCATTGGGCCCGGAGAGTTTGTGGCCCTCATTGGCCCCAACGGCGCCGGCAAGTCCACGACCATGGGGTGCATCGCCGGCATCACCGCCCCGGACCAGGGCTCGGTGCTTATCGGCGGAGTTGATGTGGTGCGCTACCCGGTGGAAGCCCGCAAGCACCTGGGCTTTGTCCCCCAGCACCTGGCCCTGCTCGACTACCTCACCGGCCTGGAGTACCTGCACTTTGTGGCCGAGCTTCGCGAACTCTCCACCGCAGAGCGCGATCAAGAGATCGAGGAGCTCCTGGCGATCACCGAACTCGAAGACGCCCGTCACGTCGTGCTCAAAGAATACTCCGGGGGGATGGCCCGAAAGCTCGCCATCGCCTCGGTCCTGCTGGGCAGCCCCTCGCTCCTCGTGCTCGACGAGTCCTTTGTCGGCCTCGACCCCGAGTCGACCGCTCGCCTGCGCCGGCGTCTGCAGCGTCACTGCGACCAGGGAGGCTCCATCCTGCTTTCCAGCCATATCCTCGACATGCTGGAGCGCCTCTGCTCGCGTTTTGTCCTCTTGCAGGGAGGCGAACTGGCCATGGACATCCAACGCGCCGAACTCGACCAGAAGATCCGCGACAAAGAGATCGTCGACCTGACCGACCTTTACCTCCAGACCACCGGCAAATCCGATCTGGTCGCCGCCCCGCTCCCCTGACCCGGCCTGGTCTACTCCTTAATGGCGCAGGGTGAGCTCCAGATACTGCCCGCCCCGCTCCACCATCACCGCCAGCGCGTCTCCTGCCCGACGCGCGAACACCAGGGCATCGCCGCGCTCCACGCCGGCTCGGGCCGCCGGACTCTGCGGATCGACCACATCGATCTGATGCCCCCGGCCGGTATCCACAACCCGTTGCCCCAACGCCGCCTCAATCGCTGCCATTGAACGCTCCCGGTCGGGGACCGGGACCGAAAGAATCGGACCGGTTAACCGCAACGTCGCCTCCCCCTTCTCCCCCAACCGGACCAGACGCACCTGCCCCTCCCCCCACCCGGCGTGAGTGGCGTACACCGTGAGCGCCGCCTCAGCCGGAACCTCCAGGTGAAGCGCACGACTTCCCTGACTGAGACCACGGGCCACCCGGCGGCCCTCAGCCCAGATCTCCACCCAGGCGCCGCTGACCCCGGCGCCCTGCGGGTCGGCCACCCAGATCTTGACCGGTGCCCGCTCCCCCTGCTCCTCCGCTCCGTCGTCGCCGTCGGCGAGCCCCTCGGCCCCGGCAGCTCCGAGCGAACTTACCGATGCTCCACGCGCACGCAGCACATCAACCACCGGCGCGCGCCAGGCCTGGGGCATACGCAGGCCGCCGCCTTTGAGCAGTTCCACCTGCAGCGTGTAATCCTGCGCCTCTGCGCTCTGCCCCACCTGGAGGGTGCGACGAGTGAAACCCTCCGCATCAATGGTCACGTAATAGGTGCCGGGCGGAATCAGCGCAAAACGCGCCAGACCATCGGCTCGCGTTGTCGTATGCAAATGCACCAGCGCCAGACTCTCCCGTGAGAGACGCACAAAGGCCCCCTCCACCGGCGCCCCGGCCCCGTCAACAATGCCCAACTCCAGGTCGGCGGCCCGAACCGTACGCAGCGCGCGAGCCCCCTCTTCGGCAAAGACCGCGCCCCCGGGCCCCTGCACCACGCCCCAGAACGCCCCCGGGCGCTCCGGGTCGAGAGAGCGAGCCAGCACCTCATAATAGCGCCCCTCATCGCCTCCCGGAGTGCGCACCCCGAGCTCCGGGAGCGCCACGTAACCAGCCTCATCGCTGCGCTCGACCAGGGGCGGCCACATCCCCGCCGCGCCGATCATCAACCGAGAGACCAGCGCCCCCTCGTCCTCATCCAGCACCTGAAGCCAGCGCGCTTCGGTCGCCGGTGCATCTTCACCGGCCAGGGCCCGCTCCGCGGGCATATCTTCGCCCCCCTGATAGGGAGCGAGCACCCCTTGTTCGTCTTCCACGACGTGGTTAACCTGCTCCCCATCGGGCGCGCGAAACGTGGCCCACAAGAGCGCCCCAGCCACCGCCACGCTCCCGACCCCCGCCGCATTTTTCAGCCCTCGCTTCACGTTGCTCGCTCCCTGTACACAGGAGTCCCATTTGGAGCACCGACGCTCATGACCACCACGTGGCCCATTCAACTCGCGCTGAACACCGAGCGCCTGCCCCGGGTGCGCATCTACGGAAAAACCCTGCACCTGGAGCGCCGCGGCAGCAGCGCACTCTACATCGAGTCTGGCGATGCCGCCGGTGCGCGCCATTGCGCCCTTCCTGCAAGGTGCTCCGGACTGCGCTTTCTTCCGAGCGTGGGGGAGCGCGCACTGCTGGTCTTTCCGACCCCGCAACTTCTATGCCCGGCGGGCCTCACCATGCAAGTGGTGCTCGCCACACCGCTGAGCCTGCGCCTCGACGCGATCCACCCCGGGGGCAGCGCACACCTGATCGAATTTCCCGCCCCGCGCACCTCCCCCGGACTCTACGGCCCGGTGGACTCCGGCCAGATCTGCACCTCCTTTCGCGCCCCGGTCAGCGCCCCCGACGAGCCCGACGCCCTGCACTCGCACCCGATCTGCGCGCTCGAGCTGGCAGTCGAGCCATCCGAGGGCGACACCTTGAGCCAGGCCCGGCTCTGGGCCACCCTGCCCCTGACCGTCACCAACACCACTCCGGAACCTCGCGAAGTGAGCAAAATCATGTTGCCCACCGCCTCTCTGGAGCTCTACCGCCACCCCACTCGCGATGAGATCTGGACCAGCACCGTGCACATGCGCCTGCTCGGACCCAACGAAGCCGAGGTGGCCATCGAAGATGGGCCCGCCGGCGGCGAAGCCATCGCCCATAGCGGGCGCCCGGCTCAGACTCATGAACCGCGCCGGGCCTACACCTTCCTGCACGCCTACCGGGCCAAAACCGGCCTGGAACACGGCTTTTAACCCGGACTTCCCCCCACCATGCTCGAAACCCTCAAACACTGGCTGAGTCGCTCGGGCGGCTGGGAAAGCATGGAACCCTACGTGCTGGGCGCGTTCTGGGTGCTCGCCGGCTACTTCATCGCCCGCCTCTTCGCCCGCGGCGTCGATCGGGTGGTGCGCCTTCGCCACGGGGCCAGCCCCCACAGCGCGGTGATCGCCAGCAAGACGGCCTTCTACAGCGCCTTCTCGCTGGTGGTCCTCGTCGCGCTGAGCACCCTGGGCGTAGAACTCAGCGGACTTTTGGCCGCCGCCGGTATCTTCACCGTCGCCCTGGGCTTCGCCGCGCAGACCAGCGTCTCCAACATCATCTCGGGCTTCTTCCTCTTCATGGACCGCCCCTTCTCCATTGATGACACCGTCAAAATCGACACCACCCTGGGCACGGTGATCTCGATCGATCTGCTGAGCACGCGTATCCGAACCTTCGACAATCTGATGGTTCGCATCCCCAACGAGGCGCTCCTAAAGAGCACGATCACCAACTACACCCTCTACGGCGTGCGCCGCATCGAGGTCCCGGTGCGCGTGCCCTTTGCCTGCGACCTGGTCGAGCTGCAACGCTCGCTCACCCAGACCATGCACGCCCTCCCCAACATCCTCGATGAACCCTCACCGGTAGTCCTCATCGACCGCTTTGGTGAAAACGGCATGGAACTCCTGGTTCGCGCCTGGAGCGAGCGCCAGCACTATATCTCGGCCCGCAGCGAACTCACCGGCACGATTCACGCTCGCCTCCAGGAACTCGGCGTGGACATCCCCCTGCCTCAGCGTGTCCTTCACCTGAGCCCCTCGACCTCCCCGGAACGATCCTCAGATGAGCTGCTTGCCAGGCTCGACCCGGCGCCCCCAAAACGCCCCGCTCGGGAGGAAGCCCTGGCCGCCCCCACACCCTCGCCCGACTAAGCGCCGACCTTAAGCATCCAGGCGTTGCACCACACGCCTTGCCATGCTCTCCAACGTGCCCGCGTCGTGGAACTGCTCCAGAAACGCGTCCGTCTCCACCCCACTCTCCCCGGCCTGCAACAGCCGGGTGCCTCCCTGCTCGCCACAGGCTTTCAGATGGGCCTGCACCAGCGCGTGGTCAAAACAGCGCTCCATAAAGCGCACGCTCCCGGCCGAGCCGTGCCAGAGCGAGGCGCAGGCCTCCACCAGCTCCTCAGCGTAGGCCTCGCTGCCCAGATACCCCGGGGTGCAGGGGCGACGGTATCCGAAGCGCCCCAGCAGCGTAGTCGCCACGTAGATGTTGGCTACAAAGCCCTCGATCAACGCGCCGGCCGACTCCTCAAGCCGGTTGCACGTGTAGAGCGCCAGCCCCCGGTTGTAGAGCACCGCCGGTTCCACCGGGACCGTCTCGTAGCAACGCAGCGCCTCCCTCAAAAGCCCCATGCGGTGATACGCCTCTCCGGCCAGGAAATAGCACCCGATATACTGCTCCGGAAAGTGCTCCCCCAACCACTCAAAATGCCGCCGGGCCGCGTCCAGCTCCCCCAGCCGATACAGGCAGAGCGCTCGCCCCTCCACCGCCCGCAACACCGGATCGGCCGCACCATCGACCTCCGCCACGTTGAGCCCGACCTCAAAGACCGCGTCCATCGCCCGACCGTAGAAGCGCTCGGCGTCCACCAGGTCGCCCTGCTCCCAGGCGATCAGCCCCAGATAGCTCAGAAACTCAAAGTCCTCGGCAAAACGCGCCACCGCGTCTTCCAGAACCTGGCGCGCCCGGGCATAGTCCTGACCGGCAATCGCTTCCAGCGCGTTCTGCAAAAAAGGCTCGCGACCGGCCAGCTCCGGATCCACGGGAGCCTCGGCATCCAGCAGGCGGTCAAGCTCCATGCGTAGCTGGGCCAACAACTCCCGCATACGATCGCGCGAATCGGGCCGAAACTCCGCCAGCGCATCCACGCCTCTCAATACCCGACAGGCATCGCCCAAAAGCTCAAGCAAGACTTTCATAAACCTTCCAGCGCCACATCAACATTCTCGAAAGCAGCACCTTCACCAACATCACCTCCGTTGGCCCCCGGTGCCATCTCACGTGCCTGATGAAGGCTCGTCGACATCGGGCGTTCCGTCAAAAAATTTCCCACCTCACCGTCCTCCGAGCTCCCCGATCGCGCCGGCCCCCCGGAAACCAGCCTCCACAATCACCGGAACAGGCGTTTACCTGCCGACGACGACGCTCCCACCCGGCCCCGGTTGATTCCCCGCTTCACACCATGCTAAACACCGCCCCCATTGCTTACGCGCGCGCGGAAGAGCCCGTTGACATCCGATGTTCTCTTTAGCTCGACGCGCCGCACGCGCCCTTGCCAGACGCCCGAACTCGCTCTCTCGATGTGGACACCATGATGACCCCCAACGAACTTCGCCAACGCTTCCTCCAGTTCTTCGAAGAGCGCGACCACCGCGTGGTCGCCTCCTCCCCGGTTGTCCCCCAGGCCGACCCGACGCTGCTCTTCACCAACGCCGGGATGAACCAGTTCAAAGACCTGCTCCTGGGCAACGAGACCCGCGACTACACGCGCGCGGCCAGCGTACAGAAGTGCGTGCGCGCCGGCGGCAAGCATAACGACCTCGATGAAGTCGGCCGCGACGGACGCCACCTCACCTTCTTCGAAATGCTGGGCAACTGGTCCTTTGGCGACTACTACAAGCGCGAGTCCATCAAGTGGGCCTGGAAGTTCGTGCTCGAAGAGCTCAAGCTCGCCCCGGAACGCCTCTACGTCACCATCTACAAAGACGACGATGAGTGCTTCGACATCTGGACGCAGGAGATGGGCCTGGACCCCGCACGGGTGCTGCGCCTGGGCGACATTGAGGCCGGCGACGAAGAGAACTTCTGGTCGATGGGCCCCACCGGCCCCTGCGGTCCCTGCACCGAGATCCACTACGACCTCCACCCGGAGTACGGTCCCATGACCTTCGGGGTGGGGTACGACGAGGACCGGATCAACGAGATCTGGAACCTGGTCTTTATGGAGTTCAACCGCGATGAAGACGGCACGCTGAACCCCCTGCCCATGAAGAGCGTGGACACCGGCCTGGGCCTCGACCGCGCGGCGATGGTCGTGGCCGGTCGCGACAACGTCTTTCACACCGACCTCTTCACCCCCATCTTCCAGAGCCTCTTTGAGCTATTGGGACAGGATGTCGGCCGCGATCTCGACGCCTTCTACAAGTCCGACAACTTTACGGACTACGCCGTCATCGCCGACCACGTCCGTACCGTGACCTTTGCCATCTGCGACGGGGCGAAGTTCGCCAACGACGGCCGCGGCTACGTGCTCCGCCGCATTCTGCGCCGCGCCGTGCGCCACGGACGCAACCTGGGCTTTGACGCCCCCTTCCTCCACCGGGTCGCCGCGGCGGTCGTGGAGGCCTACGGCGATATCTACCCCGAACTCCGCGCCACCGGTCAGGAGGCCGCCGAGCTGATTCGACTCGAAGAAGAGCGCTTCTTCCGCAACCTGGACCGCGGCCTGGAGCTTTTTGAAGATGCCGCCGCCCGCGCCGAATCC is a window from the Lujinxingia litoralis genome containing:
- a CDS encoding ABC transporter ATP-binding protein, with protein sequence MTASAAPAALILKDLTKRYRRLIAVNQLNLTIGPGEFVALIGPNGAGKSTTMGCIAGITAPDQGSVLIGGVDVVRYPVEARKHLGFVPQHLALLDYLTGLEYLHFVAELRELSTAERDQEIEELLAITELEDARHVVLKEYSGGMARKLAIASVLLGSPSLLVLDESFVGLDPESTARLRRRLQRHCDQGGSILLSSHILDMLERLCSRFVLLQGGELAMDIQRAELDQKIRDKEIVDLTDLYLQTTGKSDLVAAPLP
- a CDS encoding carboxypeptidase-like regulatory domain-containing protein; translation: MKRGLKNAAGVGSVAVAGALLWATFRAPDGEQVNHVVEDEQGVLAPYQGGEDMPAERALAGEDAPATEARWLQVLDEDEGALVSRLMIGAAGMWPPLVERSDEAGYVALPELGVRTPGGDEGRYYEVLARSLDPERPGAFWGVVQGPGGAVFAEEGARALRTVRAADLELGIVDGAGAPVEGAFVRLSRESLALVHLHTTTRADGLARFALIPPGTYYVTIDAEGFTRRTLQVGQSAEAQDYTLQVELLKGGGLRMPQAWRAPVVDVLRARGASVSSLGAAGAEGLADGDDGAEEQGERAPVKIWVADPQGAGVSGAWVEIWAEGRRVARGLSQGSRALHLEVPAEAALTVYATHAGWGEGQVRLVRLGEKGEATLRLTGPILSVPVPDRERSMAAIEAALGQRVVDTGRGHQIDVVDPQSPAARAGVERGDALVFARRAGDALAVMVERGGQYLELTLRH
- a CDS encoding mechanosensitive ion channel family protein, which produces MLETLKHWLSRSGGWESMEPYVLGAFWVLAGYFIARLFARGVDRVVRLRHGASPHSAVIASKTAFYSAFSLVVLVALSTLGVELSGLLAAAGIFTVALGFAAQTSVSNIISGFFLFMDRPFSIDDTVKIDTTLGTVISIDLLSTRIRTFDNLMVRIPNEALLKSTITNYTLYGVRRIEVPVRVPFACDLVELQRSLTQTMHALPNILDEPSPVVLIDRFGENGMELLVRAWSERQHYISARSELTGTIHARLQELGVDIPLPQRVLHLSPSTSPERSSDELLARLDPAPPKRPAREEALAAPTPSPD
- a CDS encoding tetratricopeptide repeat protein, which produces MKVLLELLGDACRVLRGVDALAEFRPDSRDRMRELLAQLRMELDRLLDAEAPVDPELAGREPFLQNALEAIAGQDYARARQVLEDAVARFAEDFEFLSYLGLIAWEQGDLVDAERFYGRAMDAVFEVGLNVAEVDGAADPVLRAVEGRALCLYRLGELDAARRHFEWLGEHFPEQYIGCYFLAGEAYHRMGLLREALRCYETVPVEPAVLYNRGLALYTCNRLEESAGALIEGFVANIYVATTLLGRFGYRRPCTPGYLGSEAYAEELVEACASLWHGSAGSVRFMERCFDHALVQAHLKACGEQGGTRLLQAGESGVETDAFLEQFHDAGTLESMARRVVQRLDA